Within Citrus sinensis cultivar Valencia sweet orange chromosome 1, DVS_A1.0, whole genome shotgun sequence, the genomic segment TTGCATTATTGGAGTCTCGGGGTAATGGATGAGACAGTTAGTAGGGGTTGTCCCACCAGACAATATCGTAGAGAGAGAAGGTAACAAACATCATTCAATTTGACAACAGAATTTGGTTCATGTGATCTTTAACTTTACCAACAGCATCTGATAGTTTGGTAGGAGCACATTCATTTGGCAATATTGCACTCATAATGGGACCAACCTCcagagagagaggaaaaaaaaatctacaatTTCATCTCTTAGCTgttaatgttttgttttggaaATATGAGGTTTGAGTGGGCTCATATAAATAAGTAGGATATTCGAAGTAATTCCATTTGTTTTGAGTTCAGATATTTAAGCATGCAAGTGCAACAAAGCTTAACATTTACACAATAAcagtaaattttcaatcattgATACTTGAGAACTGTTTATCTCATTCCACAATACCAGTAAATTAAAGTGACGGCGCTTTGGATCCACACACccttaaaaaatatcttgttTATTCTAAATGCTGGTTAAATTTCTGGCTGCAGGCATATACATGTCTCTCAGACACTGCCAAGAGAAGAGCTTTTAATTTGGAGAGATGGAAAAAGTTTTGCATTGAATGCAACAGAATCCCCTACACAAGCTGCAAGTCACCTGTGAATTCACGTACATCAAAATACAAGGCTTGGAATCCGGCTGCCTGGTCAAGATCTTATAAAATTCTGAGAAACCTGAGGGACATAAAGGAAAGATTCAAAGAAGAGGCGAAAGTGATAGAGAACTGTTTGAGTGCTGCTGCATCAAGGAAGGAATCTCTACTTGTTAATCCATCAAGCAATTTGTTCCAAAGTCGCCACAGGACCCAGAAAGAGACTCCTATCTTTGATCCATCCAACTATCTCTTTCAAGGATACCCGCATCTCCGAAATAGAATGTTTATCAAACCACAGAGTTTCTGGTACTTTCCTAGGGAAAATATGGAAAAATGTGATGAGGCAAGCGGGATGTGTTATGATTCACCAATCTTTGAGAGCAGACCACAGAGGGGAATGTTTAAGAGCAAATCCACTTGTATCCGTTCATAAATCGGCATTCAGATTTAAcgtttcattaataaaatacaatgCGAATTGCATAATCTCTTCTTTTATCAAGACTACATCCGCATTGCTTTTTTAGTAATCAAAATGCctctaaataaataattgtataCATCAGAACTGAAACACAACATCAACCACGAAAGTGAAAAcagaaaatatataagtaatacatcaaaattttatagccACCTTCTTTCATGTTTTACAGAAATTGTAGCTAAAATCCAAAATATATTAGAACTATCTTTCACTCTGTAATTCCTCGGATCCATCTGGGAAAAACAGGATCATGC encodes:
- the LOC102614303 gene encoding pre-mRNA-splicing factor cwf23 produces the protein MGIFDKEDSDMKSKLVLEICSISTTAIGCAHRRISPPSPAESHFIDWYRLLGVDEEATIETIRKRYHKLALQLHPDKNKHRKAEIAFKLISEAYTCLSDTAKRRAFNLERWKKFCIECNRIPYTSCKSPVNSRTSKYKAWNPAAWSRSYKILRNLRDIKERFKEEAKVIENCLSAAASRKESLLVNPSSNLFQSRHRTQKETPIFDPSNYLFQGYPHLRNRMFIKPQSFWYFPRENMEKCDEASGMCYDSPIFESRPQRGMFKSKSTCIRS